Proteins encoded in a region of the Paenibacillus sp. E222 genome:
- the deoC gene encoding deoxyribose-phosphate aldolase — protein sequence MIDHTLLRADATQSEMAKLTEEAKQYQFASVCVNPGWVAYAAEQLQGTGVDICTVIGFPLGASTSETKAFETKDAIAKGATEVDMVINISALKDGKDDIVEQDIRAVVEAAAGKALVKVIIEACLLTDEEKVRACQAAVKAGADFVKTSTGFSTGGATPEDIALMRRTVGPDVGVKASGGVRSLEDMQKMIDAGATRIGASSGVKIMQGEQSTSNY from the coding sequence ATGATCGATCATACCTTGCTTCGTGCAGATGCAACACAAAGTGAAATGGCCAAATTGACCGAAGAAGCTAAACAATATCAATTTGCTTCTGTATGTGTTAACCCGGGTTGGGTTGCTTATGCTGCTGAACAGCTTCAAGGTACTGGCGTAGATATTTGTACCGTGATTGGTTTCCCTCTGGGAGCTTCCACTTCCGAGACCAAAGCATTCGAAACCAAAGACGCCATCGCTAAAGGTGCTACTGAGGTGGATATGGTCATCAACATTAGTGCTCTGAAAGACGGTAAAGATGACATTGTTGAACAGGATATTCGTGCAGTTGTTGAAGCAGCAGCGGGTAAAGCTTTGGTGAAAGTCATTATTGAAGCTTGTCTGTTGACGGATGAAGAGAAAGTACGTGCATGTCAGGCAGCAGTAAAAGCTGGAGCTGATTTTGTCAAAACATCAACTGGTTTCTCTACGGGTGGAGCAACACCAGAAGATATCGCTTTGATGCGCCGTACCGTAGGTCCGGATGTAGGTGTTAAAGCTTCCGGAGGCGTGCGTAGTCTGGAAGATATGCAAAAAATGATCGATGCAGGAGCAACTCGGATTGGTGCCAGCTCTGGTGTGAAAATCATGCAAGGCGAACAATCTACATCTAATTATTAA
- a CDS encoding pyrimidine-nucleoside phosphorylase, translating into MRMVDIIAKKRDGKELTTAEIDFVVQGYTQGEIPDYQVSAWAMAVFFKDMTDKERADLTMSMVNSGETIDLSAIEGIKVDKHSTGGVGDTTTLVLAPLVAALDVPVAKMSGRGLGHTGGTTDKLESVAGFHVELEKEEFIRLVNEHKVAVIGQSGNLTPADKKLYALRDVTATVNSIPLIASSIMSKKIAAGADAIVLDVKTGAGAFMKTTEDAKELAHAMVSIGNNVGRKTMAVISDMSQPLGLAIGNALEVKEAILTLQGKGPKDLEELCLALGRQMVFLAGKADSLEHAEEKLKEVIQNGKALDKFKDFLANQGGDASVVDHPDRLPQAKYLVEVPADKDGYVAGIVADEIGTAAMLLGAGRATKESEIDLAVGLMLNKKVGDPVKAGESLVTIHANREDVADVIAKIKENITIADHADAPVLVHDIVTE; encoded by the coding sequence ATGAGAATGGTAGACATTATTGCTAAGAAACGCGACGGAAAAGAACTGACAACAGCTGAGATTGATTTTGTTGTTCAAGGATATACACAAGGCGAAATTCCGGATTATCAAGTCAGTGCTTGGGCCATGGCCGTATTCTTCAAGGATATGACCGATAAGGAACGCGCAGATTTGACGATGTCGATGGTGAACTCGGGCGAGACCATTGATCTGTCCGCAATCGAAGGCATCAAGGTAGACAAGCACTCCACAGGAGGCGTTGGTGATACTACAACGCTGGTACTGGCACCGCTCGTTGCTGCTCTGGATGTTCCTGTTGCCAAAATGTCCGGACGTGGATTGGGTCATACTGGTGGTACAACAGACAAACTGGAATCTGTTGCAGGTTTCCACGTTGAGTTGGAGAAAGAAGAGTTCATCCGTCTCGTTAACGAACATAAAGTTGCCGTTATTGGTCAAAGTGGCAACCTCACGCCGGCAGACAAAAAGCTCTATGCATTGCGTGACGTTACAGCTACCGTCAACTCCATCCCACTGATCGCCAGCTCCATCATGAGTAAGAAAATTGCAGCAGGTGCAGATGCGATCGTATTGGATGTCAAAACGGGTGCTGGTGCATTCATGAAGACAACAGAAGATGCAAAAGAACTGGCACATGCCATGGTAAGCATCGGTAACAATGTTGGACGTAAAACAATGGCTGTTATTTCCGATATGTCCCAACCACTGGGTCTCGCTATCGGTAACGCGCTTGAAGTGAAAGAAGCCATTCTTACGCTGCAAGGTAAAGGACCGAAGGATCTGGAAGAACTCTGTCTGGCGCTTGGACGTCAAATGGTATTCCTTGCTGGCAAAGCAGACTCCCTGGAGCATGCTGAGGAGAAATTGAAAGAAGTGATCCAGAACGGTAAAGCACTGGATAAATTCAAGGACTTCCTGGCAAATCAAGGCGGAGACGCTTCAGTTGTAGATCACCCGGATCGCTTGCCACAAGCGAAATATCTGGTTGAAGTACCAGCGGATAAAGACGGATATGTAGCTGGTATCGTTGCTGACGAAATCGGTACTGCTGCAATGCTGCTCGGCGCAGGCCGTGCAACGAAAGAATCCGAAATCGATCTGGCTGTAGGCTTGATGCTCAACAAAAAAGTGGGTGACCCGGTTAAAGCTGGCGAATCCCTCGTAACGATCCATGCGAATCGTGAAGACGTGGCAGACGTAATCGCGAAGATCAAAGAAAACATTACCATTGCAGATCATGCGGATGCACCTGTATTGGTGCATGATATCGTAACTGAATAA
- a CDS encoding Xaa-Pro peptidase family protein, whose product MNNSHHISHSSGLNRDRAEDVMKAQGLSALIATTPENIHYVIGSQLRASNWTMQIYAILPADRSARPCIVIPTNRLGVVAQFGITGVDIFAYSDFFVEGTIEGKPSTDDIDLFYSLLQTTVIHPGPIEALKAALKQLDIENQPIGIDEMRIAPELLARVKEDAPQGAVVHAYKLFRQIRLVKTPFEIEQLRQAAQVNERIEQELIDLIAAGVHEKQLADHYRLSVMRAGGTPAMTAVGAGPRSALPLIENYFHTIESGDQIRFDLCLQLEGYWGDTGRTVVAGEPTPWMKKHFNAVKSGWETALETVRPGVKASDVFHAAVSRVQREGIPHYRRQHVGHAIGLELYDDMTLSPGDQRILEPGMVLCVEVPYYELGAGGFQIEDTVVVTADGYEFLTHMERKLFIK is encoded by the coding sequence ATGAACAATTCACATCATATATCCCATAGCTCGGGTCTAAACCGGGACCGGGCGGAAGACGTGATGAAAGCCCAGGGGCTTAGTGCCCTGATCGCAACAACTCCGGAAAATATTCACTATGTCATTGGCTCCCAGCTACGCGCAAGCAATTGGACAATGCAGATTTACGCCATTCTGCCTGCCGATCGATCCGCTCGGCCATGCATCGTCATTCCGACGAATCGTTTGGGCGTTGTGGCTCAATTCGGTATCACGGGAGTAGATATATTTGCCTACAGTGACTTCTTCGTGGAAGGTACGATCGAAGGCAAACCTTCTACGGATGATATTGATCTGTTCTACTCTCTGCTACAAACGACAGTCATTCATCCGGGGCCTATAGAAGCGCTTAAGGCTGCACTGAAACAGCTCGACATCGAGAATCAACCGATTGGAATCGATGAGATGCGAATTGCTCCTGAACTTTTGGCACGGGTCAAGGAGGATGCTCCTCAAGGAGCGGTTGTTCACGCGTACAAGCTATTTCGTCAAATCCGCTTGGTTAAGACACCTTTCGAGATTGAGCAGCTCCGACAGGCTGCCCAAGTAAATGAGAGAATTGAGCAAGAGCTGATTGATCTGATCGCAGCCGGTGTTCATGAGAAGCAGCTTGCCGACCATTATCGGCTGTCTGTGATGAGAGCAGGCGGGACACCTGCAATGACTGCGGTAGGGGCGGGTCCGCGCAGTGCGCTGCCGCTCATCGAAAATTATTTTCATACCATCGAGTCAGGGGATCAGATCCGCTTTGATCTGTGCTTGCAGCTGGAAGGATACTGGGGAGATACAGGACGTACTGTTGTGGCAGGAGAGCCTACTCCCTGGATGAAAAAGCATTTTAATGCAGTGAAAAGCGGATGGGAGACGGCACTTGAAACCGTGCGCCCTGGCGTCAAGGCTTCCGACGTATTTCATGCGGCTGTGTCTCGCGTGCAGCGTGAGGGAATTCCGCATTACCGACGTCAGCATGTTGGTCATGCCATTGGCTTGGAACTGTACGACGATATGACCCTCTCTCCTGGTGACCAGCGTATACTGGAGCCCGGCATGGTACTGTGTGTGGAGGTACCTTATTATGAGCTCGGCGCTGGTGGCTTCCAGATCGAGGATACGGTTGTTGTAACTGCGGATGGATATGAGTTTTTGACCCATATGGAGCGAAAACTGTTTATCAAATAA
- the deoB gene encoding phosphopentomutase: MSTFKRVHLIVMDSVGIGEAPDAAEFDDFDVDTFGHIARERGGLNMPHMASLGLSNIKEVEGVPVADAPKAFYTKMQEASRGKDTMTGHWELMGLYIDTPFRVFADGFPDELIQRIEEKTGRKVIGNKPASGTEIIDELGEEHVKTGALIIYTSADSVLQIAAHEDVVPLKELYEICEFCREITLDDPYMLGRIIARPFVGEVGNFKRTANRHDYALKPFGRTVMNELKDGGFDVIALGKIADIYDGEGVTKSVRTVSNMDGMDKLSETMDEEFTGLSFLNLVDFDALFGHRRDPQGYAQALEEYDARLPEIFSKMTDDDLLLITADHGNDPTYRGTDHTREYVPLLVYSPRFSEGKKLELRSTFADVGATVAENFGVKLPEYGTSFLKDLK, encoded by the coding sequence ATGTCAACATTCAAAAGAGTACATCTGATCGTTATGGATTCAGTGGGAATTGGTGAAGCGCCGGATGCAGCGGAATTCGATGATTTCGACGTCGACACCTTTGGTCACATTGCACGTGAACGCGGAGGTCTGAACATGCCGCATATGGCCAGTCTTGGACTGTCCAATATTAAAGAAGTTGAAGGTGTCCCTGTAGCGGACGCGCCAAAAGCCTTTTACACCAAGATGCAGGAAGCATCCAGAGGCAAAGACACCATGACGGGTCACTGGGAACTGATGGGCCTGTACATTGATACGCCATTCCGTGTGTTCGCAGACGGGTTCCCGGATGAGTTGATTCAACGCATTGAGGAAAAAACAGGCCGTAAAGTGATCGGGAACAAACCGGCCAGCGGCACGGAAATCATTGATGAATTGGGCGAAGAGCATGTGAAAACAGGAGCCCTGATTATATACACATCCGCAGATTCGGTTCTGCAAATTGCAGCCCATGAGGATGTTGTTCCACTGAAAGAACTGTATGAAATCTGTGAGTTTTGCCGCGAGATTACTCTCGACGATCCTTACATGCTGGGCCGTATTATTGCCCGTCCGTTTGTAGGGGAAGTGGGTAACTTCAAGCGTACAGCTAACCGTCATGACTACGCGCTCAAACCTTTTGGCCGTACCGTGATGAATGAACTTAAAGATGGTGGATTTGATGTGATTGCTTTGGGTAAAATCGCAGATATCTACGATGGCGAAGGGGTAACCAAGTCTGTACGTACCGTCTCCAACATGGACGGCATGGACAAGCTGTCCGAAACGATGGATGAGGAGTTCACTGGACTCAGCTTCCTGAACCTGGTTGACTTCGATGCCCTGTTCGGTCACCGTCGTGATCCACAAGGCTACGCTCAGGCGCTTGAAGAGTATGATGCTCGTCTGCCGGAAATCTTCAGCAAAATGACGGACGACGATCTGCTGCTCATCACAGCTGACCATGGTAATGACCCAACCTACCGTGGCACGGACCATACACGTGAGTATGTGCCACTGCTTGTGTACTCCCCACGCTTCAGCGAGGGTAAAAAGCTTGAACTGCGCAGCACGTTTGCGGATGTGGGTGCAACAGTAGCTGAGAACTTCGGCGTGAAACTGCCGGAATATGGTACAAGCTTCCTGAAGGATTTGAAATAG
- a CDS encoding MFS transporter, whose product MIQQGTKTFRNISLALFAGGFVTFALLYTLQPLMPEISEAFAISPAHSSLTLSVTTIAMALTMLFIGSLSDSLGRRFIMTAALIVSSIIAIISAFSPGYTELLLLRILQGIALAGLPATAMTYLSEEIEPGSLGYAMGLYISGNSIGGMAGRFISGVITDWLSWRAAIGFIGILGLCAAVIFWLVIPPSRHFVKATPGFKKIIPLLWSQCRNPRLLCLYGLGFLLMGGFVTLFNYIGFELTGEPYDLSQSVVGSLFVVYLMGTLSSTWMGRLADRYGRSNVLGIALGIILAGAVCTIHHELWVKIIGLALFAFGFFGGHSIASSWVGLVADQHKSQANALYLFFYYVGSSVSGTGGGLLYSHLGWIGIVGMIGVYVVIGFILCRLLVERVQEHSKLNF is encoded by the coding sequence ATGATTCAGCAGGGAACTAAGACGTTTCGTAACATTAGCCTTGCGCTGTTTGCCGGAGGTTTTGTGACTTTTGCGTTACTATACACCCTCCAGCCCCTGATGCCTGAGATTAGCGAGGCATTTGCGATCTCGCCAGCACATTCCAGTCTTACCCTCTCAGTTACAACAATTGCCATGGCGCTGACCATGTTGTTCATCGGTTCCTTGTCCGATTCATTGGGAAGACGCTTTATTATGACAGCAGCGTTAATAGTCTCATCTATTATTGCTATAATTAGCGCGTTTAGCCCTGGATATACCGAGCTGCTTCTGCTTCGCATTCTCCAGGGAATTGCACTTGCCGGACTGCCCGCGACAGCTATGACATATCTTTCCGAAGAGATTGAGCCTGGCAGTCTAGGATATGCTATGGGCCTCTATATCAGCGGAAATTCGATTGGAGGTATGGCTGGTCGTTTTATCAGCGGCGTGATCACTGACTGGCTCAGTTGGCGTGCTGCAATTGGTTTTATCGGTATTCTTGGCCTATGTGCGGCCGTTATCTTCTGGCTTGTTATCCCGCCATCCCGCCATTTTGTCAAAGCGACTCCTGGATTCAAAAAAATCATTCCGCTTTTGTGGTCACAGTGTCGGAATCCAAGGCTACTATGCCTATATGGACTGGGCTTTCTTCTGATGGGGGGCTTCGTGACGTTGTTCAACTACATCGGATTTGAATTGACAGGAGAACCTTACGATTTAAGCCAATCCGTTGTCGGCAGCCTTTTTGTTGTGTACCTTATGGGTACGTTGAGCAGCACCTGGATGGGTAGGCTTGCAGATCGGTATGGAAGATCCAATGTCCTTGGAATCGCGCTGGGTATTATACTGGCCGGTGCAGTATGTACCATTCACCATGAGCTGTGGGTCAAAATCATTGGACTTGCCCTGTTTGCCTTTGGTTTCTTTGGCGGACATTCCATCGCAAGCAGCTGGGTTGGACTCGTGGCGGATCAGCATAAATCCCAGGCTAATGCCTTGTATTTGTTTTTCTACTACGTGGGATCAAGTGTCAGCGGAACTGGAGGGGGACTACTTTACAGCCATCTGGGTTGGATTGGCATTGTGGGCATGATTGGTGTGTATGTGGTAATCGGCTTTATTCTGTGTCGGTTGCTTGTAGAAAGGGTACAGGAACATAGCAAGCTTAATTTTTAA
- a CDS encoding FMN-dependent NADH-azoreductase has product MSTLLYITAHPHDHETSFSMAAGKAFVDAYRESHPSDEVIHLDLYRSDIPHIDADVFSGWGKLQSGSELTSGEQAKVQRLNEISDQFAAADKYVFVTPMWNFSFPPIMKAYIDSICVAGKTFRYTEQGPVGLLSNKKALHIQARGGIYSEGPAAQMESGHRYLSIIMSFLGVPKLEGIFVEGHNQYKERADEIKRQAIEEARTLAKQF; this is encoded by the coding sequence ATGTCTACATTATTGTATATTACTGCCCATCCTCATGATCATGAAACATCCTTCAGCATGGCTGCAGGCAAAGCGTTTGTGGATGCATATCGTGAAAGCCATCCCTCAGATGAGGTTATTCATCTGGATTTGTATCGCTCAGATATTCCTCATATTGATGCAGATGTGTTCAGTGGTTGGGGTAAGCTTCAATCCGGCAGCGAATTGACTTCTGGAGAACAGGCCAAGGTCCAACGATTGAATGAAATATCCGATCAATTTGCCGCGGCTGACAAATATGTTTTTGTAACTCCGATGTGGAACTTCTCTTTTCCTCCAATTATGAAAGCTTACATCGACTCCATCTGCGTGGCTGGTAAAACGTTCCGTTATACGGAACAGGGCCCGGTCGGACTGCTGTCCAACAAAAAAGCGTTGCATATTCAGGCCCGTGGCGGCATTTATTCCGAAGGACCTGCTGCCCAAATGGAATCCGGACATCGGTATTTGAGCATTATTATGTCTTTCCTGGGTGTTCCGAAGCTTGAAGGCATATTTGTGGAAGGACATAACCAGTACAAGGAACGGGCAGACGAGATCAAACGGCAAGCCATAGAAGAGGCACGTACACTCGCCAAACAGTTTTAA
- a CDS encoding NupC/NupG family nucleoside CNT transporter, with translation MKFLIALLGILVVFGLAYLVSNGKKKIRYRPLIIMIVLQLILGYALLNTEVGTFLIGGFATVFESLLGYANDGISFVFGGLTTVGADSGGAPFFLSVLMPIVVISALIGILQYIRILPFVIKYIGLVLSKVNGMGKLESYNAVASAVLGQSEVFISVKKQIGLLPKHRLYTLCASAMSTVSMSIVGAYMSMIDPKYVVTALVLNLFGGFIIASIVNPYEVSPEEDILEVQEEEKQSFFEMLGEYIMDGFKVAIVVAAMLIGFVALIALVNGIFSAVLGISFQELLGYVFAPFAFIMGVPWKEAIQAGSIMATKMVSNEFVAMLDLTKQTTLSARTTGIVSVFLVSFANFSSIGIIAGAVKGLHEKQGNVVARFGLKLLYGASLVSVLSAIIAGLFL, from the coding sequence ATGAAATTCCTAATTGCCCTTCTTGGTATACTTGTTGTATTTGGACTAGCCTATCTGGTCAGCAACGGTAAGAAGAAGATCCGATATCGTCCACTAATCATCATGATTGTTCTTCAACTTATATTGGGATACGCTTTGTTGAACACAGAAGTAGGTACATTTTTGATTGGCGGTTTCGCGACCGTATTTGAAAGTTTGCTTGGCTATGCGAATGACGGTATCTCATTTGTATTCGGTGGCTTGACTACCGTTGGTGCAGACAGTGGGGGCGCCCCGTTCTTCCTCAGTGTATTGATGCCGATCGTCGTCATCTCAGCGCTCATTGGGATATTGCAGTATATCCGAATCTTGCCTTTTGTTATAAAATATATTGGTCTGGTATTAAGCAAAGTCAACGGAATGGGCAAACTGGAATCATATAACGCGGTTGCTTCGGCTGTATTGGGGCAATCTGAAGTGTTCATTTCTGTAAAAAAACAAATTGGGTTGCTGCCTAAACATCGGCTGTACACCTTGTGTGCCTCGGCGATGTCCACGGTATCGATGTCGATTGTCGGTGCCTATATGTCCATGATTGATCCGAAATATGTGGTTACGGCGCTTGTGCTGAACCTGTTTGGCGGTTTTATCATTGCTTCCATCGTGAATCCTTATGAGGTTTCCCCGGAAGAAGATATATTGGAAGTACAGGAAGAGGAAAAACAATCCTTCTTCGAAATGCTGGGCGAGTACATTATGGATGGTTTCAAAGTTGCGATCGTCGTAGCTGCAATGTTAATCGGTTTTGTTGCTTTGATCGCACTCGTTAACGGGATCTTCAGTGCAGTGCTCGGCATTTCGTTCCAGGAACTGCTTGGTTATGTGTTTGCACCATTTGCCTTCATTATGGGTGTTCCATGGAAAGAAGCGATTCAAGCGGGAAGTATTATGGCTACCAAAATGGTATCCAACGAATTCGTTGCCATGCTTGATCTGACCAAACAGACTACATTGTCTGCCAGAACAACAGGGATCGTATCTGTCTTCCTCGTATCGTTCGCCAACTTCTCCTCGATCGGTATTATTGCCGGTGCGGTGAAGGGACTTCATGAGAAACAAGGTAATGTGGTGGCCCGCTTCGGTCTGAAACTGCTTTACGGTGCATCGCTTGTCAGCGTGCTGTCTGCGATCATCGCCGGACTGTTCTTGTAA
- a CDS encoding TIGR03943 family protein produces the protein MNHPGYTVTKSPVTKSHPIQWHNLIRALWIGGLAVYIIHLNTTDSLHYYLAPTMQRLLLCCPVPFLFIAAIMGWHGLFGNNQLHCDCEHPPPSGWVRSSLMYGLIAIPLVLGFLMPDQALGSSMASQKGMSLSYGHPEIRRKEPLPDTAELDIKDLSKKTAPVGSSVPATKVQFVPPDEYSREFAELAEKLYAESVIKVYPEIFSETLGSIDMFQRQFAGKAISLTGFVYRDKSMDHKSHFALGRFLVMCCPADAAPFGVMIHVPDANSYPTDSWVQIDGTIGSAQVNGEDTIEIQASKITPVDQPATPYIYTSADSVKAYDKIQNK, from the coding sequence ATGAACCATCCGGGTTATACAGTGACCAAATCTCCGGTTACCAAATCTCACCCTATCCAATGGCATAACCTGATTCGTGCGCTGTGGATCGGCGGGCTCGCTGTATACATCATTCATTTGAATACAACGGATTCTCTTCATTATTACCTGGCTCCGACGATGCAGCGACTGCTTCTCTGCTGCCCTGTTCCCTTTTTGTTTATTGCCGCCATCATGGGCTGGCACGGACTATTCGGTAATAACCAGCTCCATTGCGACTGTGAGCATCCACCTCCTTCAGGATGGGTACGCAGCTCGCTGATGTATGGATTGATTGCCATTCCTTTAGTACTGGGTTTTCTTATGCCCGACCAGGCACTAGGCAGTTCCATGGCCAGTCAGAAAGGCATGTCTCTATCCTATGGACATCCGGAGATTCGTCGAAAAGAACCCTTACCTGATACAGCTGAACTGGACATTAAAGATCTATCCAAAAAAACTGCACCTGTCGGATCATCTGTGCCTGCCACGAAAGTACAATTTGTCCCCCCGGATGAGTACAGTCGTGAATTTGCCGAACTCGCAGAGAAGTTATATGCGGAATCGGTCATTAAGGTATATCCTGAAATTTTCTCCGAGACATTGGGGTCTATCGATATGTTCCAACGACAATTTGCAGGCAAGGCCATCAGCCTTACCGGGTTTGTGTATCGAGACAAAAGCATGGATCACAAATCTCATTTTGCATTAGGGCGATTTCTTGTGATGTGCTGCCCGGCAGACGCGGCGCCCTTTGGCGTGATGATTCATGTCCCAGATGCAAACAGCTATCCTACAGACAGTTGGGTACAAATTGATGGCACCATTGGATCGGCTCAAGTGAATGGTGAGGATACCATTGAAATTCAGGCGTCGAAAATAACTCCAGTCGATCAGCCAGCCACTCCTTACATTTATACCAGCGCAGATTCGGTGAAGGCGTATGATAAGATACAGAATAAATAA
- a CDS encoding sugar-binding transcriptional regulator, which yields MDLEKQRLSIEAAKLYYQSDYSQQDIAVRLGVSRPTVSRLLQYAKDRGYVRIEIMDPLEDIDIISGELKAKYNLDTALVCFAPLKSDEEILKHISKRAADYLQDTVQDADIIGVTWGTTMNAVARQLRPKQVKGVEVVQLKGGVSHSHVNTYAAEIVHLFAEAFHTVPRYLPLPVIFDNIEVKKMVEADRHIGRIVELGRQANIAMFTVGTVKEDALLFRLGYFNEEEQQLLMHSGAGDICSRFFDAEGRLISEEINNRTVGIDLAELRNKEKSILVAGGKRKIEAIHAALKGHYANILVTDQYTAQALLRL from the coding sequence ATGGATCTGGAGAAGCAACGATTAAGCATTGAAGCAGCGAAATTGTATTATCAGTCGGATTACAGCCAGCAGGATATTGCGGTCAGGCTGGGCGTGTCACGTCCAACGGTATCTCGGTTACTTCAATATGCGAAAGATCGCGGTTACGTTCGCATTGAAATCATGGATCCGCTGGAGGATATCGACATTATCTCAGGGGAGCTCAAGGCCAAATATAATTTGGATACTGCGCTTGTATGTTTTGCCCCGTTGAAGAGTGATGAAGAAATTTTGAAGCATATTAGCAAAAGAGCAGCAGATTACTTACAGGATACGGTGCAGGATGCGGACATTATTGGCGTAACCTGGGGGACAACGATGAACGCCGTAGCCCGTCAGCTTCGTCCCAAGCAGGTCAAAGGCGTAGAAGTGGTTCAACTTAAGGGAGGCGTAAGCCATTCCCATGTGAATACGTATGCAGCAGAAATTGTTCATTTATTTGCGGAAGCTTTCCATACGGTTCCCCGATATTTGCCTTTGCCCGTGATCTTCGACAACATTGAAGTCAAAAAAATGGTAGAAGCAGACCGACATATTGGCAGGATTGTGGAGCTTGGACGACAGGCGAATATTGCCATGTTTACCGTAGGTACAGTGAAGGAAGATGCACTTTTGTTCAGACTGGGGTACTTTAATGAAGAAGAACAGCAATTGCTGATGCATTCAGGTGCGGGTGACATTTGTTCACGTTTTTTTGATGCCGAGGGCCGATTGATCAGTGAAGAAATTAACAACAGAACCGTCGGAATTGATCTGGCCGAGCTGCGAAATAAGGAAAAATCGATTCTCGTGGCCGGGGGCAAACGTAAAATAGAAGCGATTCATGCTGCGCTCAAAGGTCATTACGCCAACATTTTGGTAACAGACCAATACACAGCCCAGGCTTTGCTCCGATTATAA
- the deoD gene encoding purine-nucleoside phosphorylase — MSTHIGAKPGEIAETILLPGDPLRAKFIADTYLEDVVCYNEVRGMLGFTGTYQGHRISVQGSGMGIPSFSIYANELISEYGVKNLIRVGTCGGMQEHVRVRDVILAQASCTDSSMNKLVFGGYDFSPIATFSLLKEAYDRATAKGMKIHVGNVFSSDSFYRDDRSVTEKLMQHGVLGVEMETTALYTLAAKFGVNALTILTVSDHLLTGEETSAEERQKTFNDMMVVALETAITL, encoded by the coding sequence ATGAGTACACATATTGGAGCTAAACCCGGAGAGATCGCAGAAACAATCCTTTTGCCAGGAGATCCATTGCGTGCAAAATTTATTGCAGATACGTACCTTGAAGATGTTGTTTGTTACAACGAAGTTCGCGGAATGCTCGGATTTACGGGTACATATCAAGGACACCGTATCTCGGTTCAAGGCTCGGGCATGGGGATTCCATCTTTCAGCATCTATGCAAATGAACTGATCAGCGAATACGGTGTGAAAAACCTGATTCGTGTAGGAACTTGCGGAGGTATGCAAGAACACGTTCGTGTTCGTGATGTTATCCTTGCTCAAGCTTCATGTACCGATTCCAGCATGAACAAGCTCGTATTTGGTGGATATGATTTCTCCCCGATTGCGACTTTCTCCCTGCTGAAAGAAGCCTATGACCGCGCAACTGCCAAAGGCATGAAAATTCACGTCGGTAACGTATTCAGCTCCGATTCTTTCTATCGTGACGACCGTTCGGTGACTGAAAAATTGATGCAGCACGGCGTACTGGGCGTGGAGATGGAAACAACCGCACTGTACACACTCGCAGCCAAATTTGGCGTAAACGCACTCACGATCCTGACTGTAAGTGACCACTTGCTGACAGGCGAAGAGACTTCCGCCGAAGAGCGCCAAAAAACGTTCAACGACATGATGGTCGTAGCACTGGAAACAGCAATTACGCTGTAA